A region of Deltaproteobacteria bacterium DNA encodes the following proteins:
- a CDS encoding response regulator: MLPPSLIAAQGTDILPPTMGWGKRTHALSSAVAAARVAVAPRPDPRVAAELSRTLSARATASCWVAVVIIPFTIVAYDGAYYPAQLTRGAIAAAVADALIVLLLIGLRGRVFERYPWLPFALLAGVVCNVTEAVNLLLTGGTESDFVFPYYLISFGIAILFPAPLVAVIVTAFLLPAGYLAVALAAHEPLGAKHFASNLMLLVDSALITCIGNRVVTNLFLREVKLRIDLEKANERLRELDRLKSEFFANVSHELRTPLTLILAPASSLSRESHGRLETVQRALVDTIHRNASRLLQLINDLLLLAKLESGEPRIDRVPVDVGLSVQRIAQEAQAYAESLELRLELDVAEDGPFVWSGDERHLDRIVLNLISNACKFSRPGGAVKVAVGSDRDGIWITVADQGIGIAPQDVDRIFDRFVQVESSSTRRFTGTGIGLSIVKQLVTLHGGRIAVDSEPGRGTTFTVHLSAVPRVAGANPASSAPELPKVRLQPAPSPHVQPAGGSGPRLAVVEDNPELLTYLTQELGRWYRVFPFADSTYAVQAIAAEPPDLIVSDIMMPGLDGIALARKVRADSRTAEVPVILLSAREEVESKVAGFEAGADDYVHKPFDLQELHARIELHLRLRSQAQKIREALEQLKKAETSLVQNEKMVALGRMVAGVAHEMNNPIHFLRGNIALLRRHMTGVPAAEPMLVDIDESVDRITAVTRQLLLFGRKQSGDASAEVKLEDVVPLAVKMVAPQTPKGVRIVQEINGEVVRANPQDLFQVILNIVHNALQAVDPQRGEVRIAACRNGDRVELSVIDNGCGISKENLSRIFDPFFTTKPPGSGTGLGLSIVQELVTAQRGTVRVESELGRGTTVAVSLQAVSA, encoded by the coding sequence ATGTTACCACCATCATTGATCGCAGCCCAAGGGACCGATATCCTTCCCCCAACCATGGGATGGGGGAAAAGGACCCACGCGCTCTCGAGCGCAGTGGCCGCAGCGCGCGTTGCGGTGGCTCCGCGACCCGATCCTCGGGTCGCGGCGGAGCTGAGCCGCACGCTTTCGGCGCGCGCCACCGCGTCGTGCTGGGTGGCGGTGGTGATCATTCCCTTCACCATCGTCGCCTACGACGGCGCGTACTACCCGGCCCAGCTCACCCGCGGCGCCATCGCCGCGGCAGTCGCCGACGCGCTGATCGTGCTCCTCCTGATCGGGCTGCGCGGGCGGGTGTTCGAGCGTTACCCGTGGCTGCCGTTCGCGCTCCTCGCCGGCGTGGTCTGCAACGTCACCGAGGCAGTAAACCTGCTGCTCACCGGCGGCACCGAGAGCGACTTCGTTTTTCCCTACTACCTGATCTCGTTCGGCATCGCGATCCTCTTCCCCGCTCCGCTGGTGGCGGTGATCGTCACCGCCTTCCTTCTTCCGGCGGGGTACCTCGCCGTGGCCTTGGCGGCCCACGAGCCGCTCGGGGCGAAGCATTTCGCCTCCAACCTCATGCTGCTGGTGGACTCCGCGCTGATCACCTGCATCGGCAACCGGGTGGTGACGAACCTCTTCCTCCGCGAGGTGAAGCTGCGCATCGACCTGGAGAAGGCGAACGAGCGGCTGCGCGAGCTGGATCGCCTGAAGAGCGAGTTCTTCGCCAACGTCAGCCACGAGCTGCGCACGCCGCTCACGCTCATTCTTGCGCCGGCCTCGTCGCTGTCGCGCGAGTCGCACGGACGGCTGGAGACGGTGCAGCGCGCGCTCGTCGACACCATCCACCGCAACGCGTCCCGCCTGCTGCAGTTGATCAACGACCTCCTCCTGCTGGCGAAGCTCGAGTCCGGAGAGCCGCGCATCGACCGCGTCCCGGTGGACGTCGGACTCTCGGTGCAGCGCATCGCCCAGGAGGCCCAGGCGTACGCGGAGTCGCTGGAGCTCCGCCTGGAGCTGGACGTCGCCGAGGACGGCCCCTTCGTCTGGAGCGGCGACGAACGGCACCTCGATCGCATCGTCCTCAACCTGATCTCGAACGCCTGCAAGTTCTCCCGCCCGGGCGGCGCTGTGAAGGTGGCGGTGGGCAGCGACCGGGACGGAATCTGGATCACCGTTGCCGACCAGGGAATCGGGATCGCGCCGCAGGACGTGGACCGGATCTTCGATCGGTTCGTCCAGGTGGAGTCTTCCTCGACCCGCCGGTTCACCGGGACGGGCATCGGGCTCAGCATCGTGAAGCAGCTGGTGACGCTGCACGGCGGTCGCATCGCCGTCGACAGCGAGCCCGGCCGCGGAACGACCTTCACGGTGCATCTCTCCGCGGTGCCACGCGTCGCCGGGGCCAACCCCGCCTCCAGCGCACCGGAGCTGCCCAAGGTGCGTCTGCAGCCGGCGCCGTCGCCGCATGTGCAGCCGGCAGGAGGTTCCGGACCGCGGCTCGCGGTCGTGGAGGACAACCCGGAGCTCCTCACGTATCTGACGCAGGAGCTGGGCCGCTGGTACCGCGTCTTTCCCTTCGCAGACAGCACGTACGCAGTGCAGGCCATCGCCGCGGAGCCACCCGACCTGATCGTCTCCGACATCATGATGCCCGGACTCGACGGGATCGCGCTGGCGCGAAAGGTGCGCGCCGATTCCCGCACCGCCGAAGTACCAGTCATCCTCCTCTCCGCCCGGGAGGAAGTGGAGTCGAAGGTGGCCGGCTTCGAGGCCGGCGCGGACGATTACGTCCATAAGCCCTTCGACCTCCAGGAGTTGCACGCCCGCATCGAGCTCCATCTCCGCCTCCGCTCCCAAGCGCAGAAGATTCGCGAGGCCCTCGAGCAGCTGAAGAAGGCGGAAACCTCGCTCGTGCAGAACGAGAAGATGGTCGCCCTCGGGCGCATGGTCGCCGGCGTCGCGCACGAGATGAACAACCCCATCCACTTCCTGCGCGGAAACATCGCCCTGCTCCGCAGGCACATGACCGGCGTGCCCGCCGCCGAGCCAATGCTGGTGGACATCGACGAGAGCGTGGACCGGATTACTGCGGTCACGCGGCAGCTCCTCCTCTTCGGGCGCAAGCAAAGCGGCGACGCTTCCGCCGAGGTCAAGCTCGAGGACGTGGTTCCGCTCGCCGTCAAGATGGTGGCGCCGCAGACGCCGAAGGGCGTCCGCATCGTCCAGGAGATCAACGGCGAGGTGGTGCGGGCCAATCCCCAGGACCTCTTCCAGGTCATCCTGAACATCGTCCACAACGCCCTGCAGGCGGTGGACCCTCAGCGGGGCGAAGTGCGGATCGCCGCGTGCCGAAACGGCGACCGCGTCGAGCTCTCCGTCATCGACAACGGCTGCGGGATCAGCAAGGAGAACCTCTCGCGCATCTTCGACCCGTTCTTCACCACCAAGCCGCCCGGCTCCGGCACGGGCCTTGGACTTTCCATCGTCCAGGAGCTGGTGACCGCCCAGCGCGGGACCGTCCGCGTCGAAAGCGAGCTCGGCCGCGGAACGACCGTGGCCGTCTCGCTGCAAGCGGTGAGCGCATGA
- a CDS encoding MFS transporter — MQAVVFALVATTFLTMYVTQPVLPVLTAEFGVTPGVASLTVSAVVLGIALANLPFGVLADRVPIGPIVLCGGAVVAAASVTCALTPHIGVLIAARFLQGLFIPSMSTCLAAYLSRTLPPQRLNLVMGWYVSATVAGGMGGRLLGGFVFPAAHWRLAFIAAAAMVAGAVVAALRWLPREPPHTRADHDPAGFLALLAREELLRMFAVGFFAFFVFSSMFNYIPFYLSGAPLHASVRVITLLYLAYLVGIAAGPFSGTLTRRFGTGLTLIAGCVLFGLSLALTLIPSLPVIAASLAGICGGFFAIHSAAVGSLNGRLTGSRGRANSLYVLLYYLGGAAGISASGAAYVRWGWHGTVAVAACALLVPLSVGIVEMLQDRRPQPPAPGPDPPPALRNTL; from the coding sequence ATGCAGGCGGTGGTGTTCGCGCTCGTCGCCACCACCTTCCTCACGATGTACGTCACGCAGCCGGTCCTGCCCGTGCTGACGGCCGAGTTCGGCGTCACGCCGGGCGTCGCCTCCCTCACCGTCTCCGCGGTCGTCCTCGGCATCGCGCTCGCCAACCTTCCCTTTGGCGTGCTCGCCGACCGGGTTCCCATCGGCCCCATCGTCCTGTGCGGTGGAGCGGTGGTGGCGGCCGCCAGCGTCACCTGCGCGCTGACGCCGCACATCGGCGTCCTGATCGCTGCCCGCTTCCTGCAGGGCCTCTTCATCCCGTCGATGAGCACGTGCCTGGCGGCGTACCTGTCGCGCACGCTGCCGCCGCAGCGACTCAACCTGGTCATGGGCTGGTACGTCTCGGCGACCGTTGCGGGAGGCATGGGCGGGCGTCTCCTCGGCGGATTCGTATTCCCGGCCGCTCATTGGCGGCTGGCATTCATCGCGGCGGCGGCGATGGTAGCGGGCGCCGTGGTCGCGGCGTTGCGCTGGCTGCCTCGCGAGCCGCCGCACACCCGCGCCGATCACGACCCGGCCGGCTTCCTCGCGCTGCTCGCGCGAGAGGAACTGTTGCGCATGTTCGCCGTCGGCTTCTTCGCCTTCTTCGTCTTCTCCTCCATGTTCAACTACATCCCGTTCTACCTGTCGGGCGCGCCGCTTCACGCCTCGGTCCGCGTCATCACCCTGCTCTACCTGGCCTATCTCGTCGGCATCGCCGCCGGGCCGTTTTCCGGGACCCTCACCCGACGCTTCGGAACCGGCCTGACGCTGATCGCGGGCTGCGTCCTGTTCGGGCTCTCCCTTGCGCTCACCCTGATCCCGTCGCTTCCGGTGATCGCAGCCAGCCTCGCCGGCATCTGCGGCGGGTTCTTCGCCATCCACTCCGCGGCGGTGGGCTCGCTGAACGGCAGGCTGACCGGCAGCCGCGGGCGCGCGAACTCCCTCTATGTGCTCCTGTACTATCTGGGCGGCGCAGCGGGGATCAGCGCCAGCGGGGCTGCTTACGTGCGCTGGGGGTGGCACGGGACGGTTGCAGTGGCAGCCTGCGCACTGCTGGTGCCGCTGTCGGTCGGCATCGTAGAGATGCTCCAGGATCGGCGGCCGCAGCCGCCCGCGCCCGGTCCAGACCCCCCGCCCGCCCTGCGCAACACCCTGTAG
- a CDS encoding SDR family NAD(P)-dependent oxidoreductase: MRSLRGKTAVVTGAASGIGRALAERLARERMHLVLADIDGRGLRDLARTIPGAIAVRADVSRMSDVESLASKAYARFGAVHLLCNNAGVAEYGAVWEVPVRRWRRVIGANLWGAVHGCLAFVPRMIAQGESAHIVNTASMAGLVTPPFAGAYSVSKHAVVALSEALVQDLALRRARIGVSVLCPGWVATRLAQSAPGADAVLRSLIAQGQRPEAVAERAVRAIRSGEFYVLTHPEMAPAVQRRAEAILAGRAPAAPALRPPRSRAASR, translated from the coding sequence GTGCGTTCGCTCCGCGGGAAGACAGCCGTCGTCACCGGCGCGGCCAGCGGGATCGGCCGCGCGCTCGCAGAGCGGCTCGCGCGCGAGCGGATGCATCTGGTGCTGGCCGACATCGACGGCCGCGGCCTGCGCGACCTCGCGAGAACCATTCCTGGCGCGATCGCCGTCCGCGCGGACGTGTCGCGGATGTCCGACGTGGAGTCCCTGGCCTCCAAGGCGTACGCGCGCTTCGGTGCCGTCCACCTGCTGTGCAACAACGCGGGCGTAGCCGAGTACGGCGCCGTCTGGGAAGTGCCGGTCCGCCGCTGGCGCCGCGTCATCGGCGCGAATCTCTGGGGCGCCGTCCACGGCTGCCTGGCATTCGTCCCGCGGATGATCGCGCAGGGAGAAAGCGCGCACATCGTCAACACCGCCTCGATGGCGGGACTGGTGACCCCACCCTTCGCAGGCGCGTATAGCGTCAGCAAGCACGCCGTCGTCGCCCTCTCCGAGGCGCTGGTCCAGGACCTGGCGCTGCGCCGTGCGCGAATCGGCGTGTCGGTCCTCTGCCCGGGATGGGTGGCGACGCGACTCGCGCAGTCCGCTCCCGGAGCCGACGCGGTGCTTCGCTCGCTGATCGCGCAGGGCCAGCGGCCGGAAGCCGTGGCGGAGCGAGCCGTGCGCGCGATCCGCTCGGGGGAATTCTACGTGCTCACGCACCCTGAAATGGCGCCCGCCGTCCAGCGACGCGCCGAGGCGATTCTCGCCGGGCGTGCCCCCGCCGCGCCGGCGCTCAGACCGCCGCGATCGCGGGCAGCGTCACGGTGA
- a CDS encoding fatty acyl-AMP ligase, which produces MPDSIAKRLLDRADREPERVAVHILRSASRKTFRDERVTFAEWARGAGTCAAALAKNGLGHGDRVLLCVPTGRAFLDGFLGASSIGAVPVPLPSLDGFARPAAFVNRLASVVRDAAPSAVFADRRTAAHLRESGLLAPKLPVIEPRTLEDADPPATGHPAAGDETALVQYTSGSTGMPRGVVITAGNLAANVDAMGKALHLTHEDRVVSWLPLYHDMGLIGGLLAPLAHGAVCWLLSPLEFMLRPASWMQAVSDARATLTVAPNFAYGLLARKVSDEDLRGFDLSSLRAAINGAEPVDPGTAEAFCKRLAPMGFRASSYFPVYGLAECTLAAAFPPLGRGVKIDHVLRDELANGSAVPAPAGPATIPVVSVGPAIEGHEITIVSVSQDHTPLPERKLGQIWIRGPSISPWYFEQHHVVPERRTSLRTGDVGYLADGELYVVDRLKDLVIVAGRSYSPSDIERAAEEVPGVRAGRSVAFGVADPELGTESLVLLAEVQPRSPADLLELSEVVRATVAEQIGLSPKEICLLKPGSLARTSSGKLMRRDARDRYLSGRLNGTEALQVPFPLRLVDAARGALARFVARRRMSEG; this is translated from the coding sequence ATGCCTGACTCGATCGCAAAAAGGCTCCTCGACCGCGCAGATCGCGAACCCGAGCGCGTCGCCGTCCACATCCTGCGCAGCGCGTCGCGGAAGACCTTCAGGGACGAGCGGGTGACCTTCGCGGAGTGGGCGCGCGGCGCGGGCACCTGTGCTGCCGCCCTGGCCAAGAACGGCCTCGGGCACGGCGACCGGGTCCTGCTCTGCGTTCCCACGGGCCGCGCCTTCCTCGATGGGTTCCTCGGCGCGTCGTCGATCGGCGCCGTGCCCGTTCCTCTTCCTTCGCTGGACGGATTCGCGCGCCCGGCTGCGTTCGTGAACCGGCTTGCCAGCGTCGTGCGCGACGCGGCGCCCTCGGCGGTCTTCGCCGACCGCCGGACGGCGGCCCACCTGCGCGAATCCGGCCTGCTCGCGCCGAAATTGCCGGTGATCGAGCCGCGGACGCTGGAGGACGCCGACCCGCCTGCAACGGGGCATCCCGCCGCAGGCGACGAAACGGCGCTCGTTCAGTACACCTCGGGAAGCACCGGGATGCCGCGCGGCGTGGTGATCACCGCGGGCAACCTGGCGGCCAACGTGGACGCCATGGGCAAGGCCCTGCACCTGACGCACGAGGACCGGGTGGTGTCCTGGCTGCCGCTCTACCACGACATGGGCCTCATCGGCGGCCTCCTCGCGCCGCTCGCGCATGGCGCCGTCTGCTGGCTGCTCTCGCCGCTCGAGTTCATGCTCCGTCCGGCGAGCTGGATGCAGGCGGTGTCGGACGCGCGCGCCACCCTCACCGTGGCGCCCAACTTCGCGTACGGCCTTCTCGCCCGGAAGGTTTCCGACGAGGATCTGCGGGGGTTCGACCTCTCCAGCCTCCGAGCGGCGATCAATGGAGCCGAGCCGGTCGACCCCGGCACCGCCGAGGCGTTTTGCAAGAGGCTCGCTCCGATGGGCTTCCGCGCATCGAGCTACTTCCCGGTCTACGGACTCGCGGAGTGCACGCTGGCGGCCGCCTTTCCTCCGCTCGGCCGGGGCGTGAAGATCGATCACGTGCTTCGCGACGAGCTGGCGAACGGCTCTGCCGTTCCTGCGCCGGCCGGCCCCGCCACGATTCCCGTGGTCTCCGTCGGCCCCGCGATCGAAGGGCACGAGATCACCATCGTCAGCGTCAGTCAGGATCATACTCCGCTGCCCGAGCGCAAGCTGGGGCAGATCTGGATACGGGGACCGAGCATCTCACCGTGGTACTTCGAGCAGCACCACGTGGTCCCCGAGCGCCGGACCTCCCTGCGCACGGGAGACGTAGGGTATCTGGCGGACGGCGAGCTTTACGTCGTCGACCGCCTCAAGGACCTCGTCATCGTCGCGGGCCGTTCGTATTCGCCCTCCGACATCGAGCGCGCCGCCGAGGAGGTGCCGGGCGTTCGCGCCGGGCGGTCAGTGGCCTTCGGTGTCGCCGACCCGGAGCTCGGCACCGAGTCGCTGGTGCTGCTCGCCGAAGTCCAGCCTCGTTCCCCCGCTGACCTGCTCGAGCTTTCGGAGGTCGTGCGGGCCACGGTGGCGGAGCAAATCGGACTGTCCCCGAAGGAAATCTGCCTGCTCAAACCGGGCTCGCTGGCGCGCACCTCGAGCGGCAAGCTGATGCGGCGCGACGCCCGCGACCGCTATCTGTCGGGTCGCCTCAATGGCACGGAAGCCCTGCAGGTGCCGTTTCCCCTCCGGCTCGTCGATGCGGCCCGCGGAGCGCTGGCGCGATTCGTAGCGCGGCGGCGCATGTCGGAAGGCTAG
- a CDS encoding hybrid sensor histidine kinase/response regulator: MVKGMITTATQHDAVARAESVRLSSAATRGSGRGATATRAAATALESAWVLFPHPMVGGRISVPWAAINDGGNIRVVPEPSYRLLVVDDEPLALNLAKRVFESESDIALHSATSAVRALEMAMIHDIDLVITDQRMPEMTGLQFLARVREVRPRALRVLLTAFPDTTVALKAINEGLLYRFILKPWEPEDMRVTVRRALETKRLSDEHDRLVNQLKTSYEDLVQSEHMAALGRLSSGIGHELKNEVDPLVARIGTLEVEVGRVLEAGRAATRAVQKGFATDETERLKDAVLRATPDLAGAVDESIAAIRTAGAQLEALARGVQSYTAAVEPEPFDINQAVLSAVQLLSHRLRESVRLERKLEAVPLVRCRGPEITQVVLSLLGNAADAVQRVPEPTIEVRTSHQGSTVRLEVVDNGTGLDPAVAQRLFKPFTSTNGAGGRGLGLSMCKSIVERHGGTIEAGAEGSRGTRFTVTLPAIAAV; this comes from the coding sequence ATGGTGAAGGGAATGATCACCACCGCCACCCAGCACGACGCGGTGGCGCGCGCCGAAAGCGTGCGGCTCAGCTCCGCCGCGACCCGAGGATCGGGTCGCGGAGCCACCGCAACGCGCGCTGCGGCCACTGCGCTCGAGAGCGCGTGGGTCCTTTTCCCCCATCCCATGGTTGGGGGAAGGATATCGGTCCCTTGGGCTGCGATCAATGATGGTGGTAACATTCGCGTCGTGCCGGAACCCTCCTACCGCCTGCTCGTCGTCGACGATGAGCCCTTGGCGTTGAACCTGGCCAAGCGGGTGTTCGAGAGCGAGTCCGACATCGCCCTGCACTCGGCCACATCGGCGGTGCGCGCGCTCGAAATGGCGATGATTCACGACATCGACCTCGTGATCACCGACCAGCGCATGCCGGAGATGACGGGCCTGCAGTTCCTCGCCCGGGTCCGGGAAGTGCGCCCGCGGGCCCTGCGGGTCCTGCTCACTGCCTTTCCGGACACCACCGTCGCTCTCAAGGCGATCAACGAAGGTCTCCTCTACCGGTTCATCCTCAAGCCCTGGGAGCCGGAGGACATGCGCGTGACCGTGCGGCGCGCCCTGGAGACCAAGCGACTGTCCGACGAGCACGACCGGCTGGTGAACCAGCTGAAGACGAGCTACGAGGATCTGGTCCAGTCCGAGCACATGGCGGCGCTCGGCCGCCTGTCGTCGGGGATCGGGCACGAGCTGAAGAACGAGGTCGATCCCCTGGTGGCGCGCATCGGGACGCTGGAGGTCGAGGTTGGCCGCGTCCTCGAGGCGGGCCGGGCGGCGACCCGTGCCGTGCAGAAGGGCTTCGCGACCGACGAAACGGAGCGGCTGAAGGATGCGGTGCTGCGGGCGACGCCGGATCTGGCAGGCGCGGTCGACGAGTCGATCGCCGCCATCCGGACGGCGGGGGCGCAGCTCGAGGCGCTCGCGCGCGGCGTCCAGAGCTACACGGCCGCGGTCGAACCCGAGCCGTTCGACATCAACCAGGCCGTCCTCTCCGCCGTGCAGCTGCTTTCGCACCGGCTCCGCGAATCGGTCAGGCTCGAACGCAAGCTCGAGGCGGTGCCGCTGGTGCGCTGCCGCGGCCCGGAGATCACGCAGGTGGTGCTCAGCCTCCTGGGAAATGCGGCCGACGCCGTCCAGCGCGTTCCCGAGCCGACGATCGAAGTGCGTACCTCCCACCAGGGCTCGACGGTGCGCCTCGAGGTCGTCGACAACGGCACCGGGCTCGACCCCGCCGTCGCTCAGCGGCTGTTCAAGCCCTTCACTTCGACGAACGGTGCCGGCGGGCGCGGCCTCGGCCTCAGCATGTGCAAGAGCATCGTCGAGAGGCACGGCGGCACCATCGAGGCCGGCGCGGAAGGTTCCCGCGGCACGCGCTTCACCGTGACGCTGCCCGCGATCGCGGCGGTCTGA
- a CDS encoding enoyl-CoA hydratase/isomerase family protein, with the protein MIAGCTGSLRGGILYLTLDTRGSSVNVFTPAVALELERELQAGLDAGARAVVLRSAKPGSFVNGVGLLLAASSHAEGAAMERARTLQRCYERLAAAPVPTIAAIEGNCYGCGLELALTCDYRIARDSYDTHFYMPELRDYAFIPLFGGTQRLPLLLGLRNGMQMLLGERIGARRAMRIGLVDRLAAGESVQGTVGALLSRLREAGWPKRSPGAARKSPPPDLDALPGPERRLARECLRLARLPFTPRYRLENGLREELSGFWRSVGTKESERAMSFFFVRQAAKAHAIGSAAYQRPKHVALSVERRTPALRKLARILDQRRLPGIEIKHRGSIAFSTAKVPGAFTCAIGTLDGDADCAALLPFPEAEIPLIEIVPAVDEAPWRRGAPLFQVLEQAGFSPVVTRARERFVSERLLEAFLDAAGERPARGALLEFGYRLPPPLAHRLRGGGRSGAVAERVSLAIAAECIAALRRRELTHPSQADLLAAVLFGFPSVRGGLLRHVGSGTSRLARDAARVLGR; encoded by the coding sequence ATGATTGCTGGTTGCACTGGCTCGCTGCGCGGCGGGATCCTCTACCTGACCCTCGACACGCGCGGCTCGTCCGTGAACGTCTTCACGCCGGCGGTCGCGCTGGAGCTGGAGCGCGAGCTCCAGGCCGGACTCGACGCGGGAGCGCGGGCGGTGGTGCTGCGGAGCGCCAAGCCCGGCAGCTTCGTGAACGGAGTCGGGCTCTTGCTCGCTGCTTCGTCCCACGCGGAAGGGGCCGCGATGGAGCGCGCCCGGACGCTGCAGCGCTGTTACGAGCGGCTGGCGGCGGCGCCGGTTCCGACCATCGCGGCCATCGAGGGGAACTGCTACGGCTGCGGGCTCGAGCTCGCGCTGACCTGCGACTACCGCATCGCCCGCGACAGCTACGACACGCACTTCTACATGCCGGAGCTGCGCGACTACGCGTTCATTCCCCTCTTCGGCGGAACGCAGCGCCTCCCCCTCCTCCTCGGCCTTCGCAACGGAATGCAAATGCTCCTCGGCGAGCGGATCGGCGCCCGCCGCGCAATGCGCATCGGTCTCGTCGATCGCCTCGCCGCCGGCGAGAGCGTCCAGGGGACCGTGGGTGCGTTGCTCTCGCGGTTGCGGGAAGCTGGCTGGCCCAAGCGCTCTCCGGGCGCGGCGAGGAAGTCGCCGCCGCCGGATCTCGATGCGTTGCCCGGGCCCGAGCGACGCCTCGCACGGGAATGCTTGCGCCTGGCGCGGCTTCCGTTCACGCCTCGCTATCGTTTGGAGAACGGTCTGCGCGAGGAGCTGTCCGGGTTCTGGCGGAGCGTGGGAACGAAGGAGTCGGAGCGCGCGATGTCCTTCTTCTTCGTGCGCCAGGCGGCGAAGGCGCATGCGATCGGCAGCGCCGCGTACCAGCGCCCGAAGCACGTCGCGCTGTCCGTGGAACGGCGCACGCCCGCGCTCCGAAAGCTCGCGCGGATCCTCGACCAGCGTCGCCTGCCTGGAATCGAGATCAAGCACCGCGGATCCATCGCCTTCTCCACCGCGAAAGTGCCCGGGGCCTTTACCTGCGCGATCGGCACGCTCGACGGCGATGCCGACTGCGCTGCGTTGCTGCCATTTCCCGAGGCGGAGATTCCGCTCATCGAGATCGTTCCCGCCGTGGACGAGGCGCCGTGGCGGCGTGGCGCGCCGCTGTTCCAGGTGCTGGAGCAGGCGGGATTCTCGCCCGTGGTGACCCGGGCGCGGGAACGGTTCGTCAGCGAGCGGCTGCTGGAAGCGTTCCTGGACGCCGCCGGCGAGCGCCCGGCGCGGGGTGCCCTGCTGGAATTCGGCTACCGCCTGCCGCCGCCCCTCGCGCACCGGCTGCGCGGAGGCGGAAGATCAGGAGCTGTCGCTGAGCGCGTGTCGCTGGCGATCGCAGCGGAGTGCATCGCGGCGCTGCGCCGACGCGAGCTCACGCATCCCTCGCAGGCGGATCTGCTCGCGGCCGTCCTCTTCGGGTTCCCGTCGGTGCGCGGAGGGCTCCTCCGTCACGTTGGGTCGGGAACGTCCCGTCTCGCGCGCGACGCCGCCCGCGTCCTCGGCCGATAG
- a CDS encoding ferritin-like domain-containing protein: protein MNRVAALVDSALRNAWVFEELPWNLQVDPERARFPEESFFAAGLRPFRAMNTSQRRAFVFRETCFHLSNLLVGERSGEQLVAQVLVLTARDQPWHREFLAVMAQEEAKHFLALQRYLSEKAGVLYPACRQLRSALSAVENCASPEVKLLVGQVVFEWTAASLVATLLTKSREPLLAAVLRVNLKDEARHLAYSQELREPLAQALAGRVPREMEDLVFESVRASVAALFAEPVWGELGLPVRKMRQHALDRLERQGVLHRYRTLVPDQLERCGFPTARLRRRLGHGLVKGLIADA, encoded by the coding sequence ATGAACCGCGTCGCGGCCCTGGTCGATTCGGCGCTCCGCAACGCCTGGGTATTCGAGGAGCTGCCCTGGAACCTGCAGGTCGACCCCGAACGCGCCCGCTTTCCCGAAGAGAGCTTCTTCGCGGCCGGCCTGCGCCCGTTCCGGGCCATGAACACCTCTCAGCGTCGCGCTTTCGTCTTTCGCGAGACCTGCTTCCACCTGTCCAACCTGCTCGTCGGCGAGCGCAGCGGCGAGCAGCTGGTCGCCCAGGTGCTGGTGCTGACCGCGCGCGATCAGCCCTGGCACCGCGAGTTCCTCGCCGTGATGGCTCAGGAGGAGGCGAAGCATTTTCTCGCCCTGCAGCGATATCTCTCCGAGAAGGCCGGCGTCCTCTATCCCGCCTGCCGCCAGCTCCGCTCGGCGCTCTCGGCGGTGGAGAATTGCGCCTCGCCGGAAGTGAAGCTGCTCGTCGGTCAGGTCGTCTTCGAGTGGACGGCGGCTTCGCTGGTGGCGACGCTCCTCACCAAATCGCGCGAGCCACTGCTTGCGGCGGTGCTGCGGGTCAACCTCAAGGACGAGGCGCGCCACCTCGCCTACAGCCAGGAGCTCCGGGAACCGCTCGCGCAGGCGCTCGCCGGCCGGGTGCCGCGGGAGATGGAGGATCTGGTCTTCGAAAGCGTCCGCGCCAGCGTCGCCGCGTTGTTCGCGGAGCCCGTCTGGGGCGAGCTCGGCTTGCCCGTGCGGAAGATGCGCCAACACGCCCTGGACCGCCTCGAGCGTCAGGGGGTGTTGCACCGGTACCGGACGTTGGTGCCGGATCAGCTCGAGCGGTGCGGATTTCCCACCGCGCGCCTTCGCCGCCGGTTGGGTCACGGGCTGGTGAAAGGACTGATCGCGGATGCCTGA